GATCCACATCGCCCGCCAGCCCGTAAAATTCAAGCCAAACTCAAACTGGTAACGCGGATTATTTGCCGACAACTCAGACTCTGTTCCAAACCCAAACGTCAGCACCTCATCGAGCGCCTCCTCGTTGTACACCCACGCCCGAAAACCGGTCAGTGCCCGATTGCGTTGCGTTACCGGATCCGTGAACACAAGCCGCCCATTATTTTGCCATGTCCATTTGAGAGATTGCGCTCCCCACTTGTAACGTCTCGTCGAAAGCGAAACCTCACTTCCCGCATCTGCCCGATAGGCCGCCGACAGCGTCGT
The Gemmatimonadota bacterium DNA segment above includes these coding regions:
- a CDS encoding chondroitinase family protein, with protein sequence MNLRRWAIIFAGGVIGMVNAAMAQNTPWHYSFEETTLSAAYRADAGSEVSLSTRRYKWGAQSLKWTWQNNGRLVFTDPVTQRNRALTGFRAWVYNEEALDEVLTFGFGTESELSANNPRYQFEFGLNFTGWRAMWI